One Mycobacterium kubicae genomic window carries:
- a CDS encoding SDR family NAD(P)-dependent oxidoreductase: MQRLEGQRILVTGAGSGIGQATALRLLAEGASVVGADIATDGLEATGARAQEGADRFTALRMDVADEQTVVDGVRSAVEILGGLDSLVNAAGMLRAAHTHQTSSEQWNQIIAVNLTGTFLVVREALPSLLDNPRSAIVNFSSTSASFAHPYMAAYAASKGGVQAFTHSLALEYAGRGLRAVCVAPGSIKSGITDATGGYIPHDADWKLFTRLMPILPTTVQSSGTGMADPAVVAGVIAMLLSEDGAFITGTEIRIDGGTHA, translated from the coding sequence ATGCAGCGGCTGGAGGGCCAGCGCATCCTGGTGACCGGCGCCGGGTCGGGCATCGGTCAGGCCACCGCGTTGCGGTTGTTGGCCGAGGGCGCCTCGGTGGTGGGCGCCGACATCGCTACCGACGGCCTCGAGGCCACCGGGGCGCGCGCGCAGGAGGGCGCTGACCGGTTCACCGCACTGCGAATGGACGTCGCCGACGAGCAGACCGTCGTCGACGGCGTGCGCTCCGCCGTCGAGATCCTCGGCGGGCTGGATTCGCTGGTCAACGCCGCCGGCATGTTGCGTGCCGCGCACACCCATCAGACCAGCAGCGAACAGTGGAACCAGATCATCGCCGTCAATCTCACCGGCACTTTTCTGGTGGTTCGCGAGGCGCTGCCGTCGCTGCTGGACAATCCGCGCAGCGCCATCGTCAACTTCAGCTCCACCTCGGCGTCGTTCGCGCATCCGTACATGGCGGCCTATGCCGCGAGCAAGGGCGGGGTGCAGGCCTTCACCCACTCCCTCGCGCTGGAATACGCCGGCCGGGGATTACGTGCGGTGTGCGTGGCGCCGGGCAGCATCAAGTCCGGCATCACCGATGCCACCGGCGGCTACATCCCGCACGACGCCGACTGGAAGTTGTTCACCCGGCTGATGCCGATCCTGCCCACCACGGTGCAGTCCAGCGGCACCGGGATGGCCGACCCGGCAGTGGTCGCCGGCGTCATCGCCATGCTGTTGTCCGAGGACGGCGCCTTCATCACCGGCACCGAGATCCGCATCGACGGGGGCACGCACGCCTAG
- a CDS encoding virulence factor Mce family protein, translating to MIDRLTKIQLTIFAVITVITLAVMAIFYLRLPATFGVGTYGVSADFVAGGGLYKNANVTFRGVAVGRVESVGLNHNGVTAQMRLNSGTAIPSNVTATVKSVSAIGEQYIDLVPPATAAPGKLRNGSKIDVRNTRIGQDVADLLHQAEKLVNSLGDTRLRELLHETFAATNGTGPELARLIQSARLLIDEANTNYPQVSQLIDQAGPFLQAQIRAGADIRTLSDGLARFTSEVRQADPQLRDTLATVPDAVDEANTAFSGIRPSFPTLAASLANLGRVGVIYHKSIEQLLVVFPALFAAITTAAGGEPQDEGAKLDFKLDLNDPPPCNTGFIPPPLIRSPADETVREIPKDMYCKTAQNDPSTVRGARNYPCQEFPGKRAPTVQLCRDPKGYIPTGTNPWRGPPVPYGTPMTNGLNVLPPNKFPFIPPGADPDPGIPIVGPPPPGVTPGPGPAPHQPAFVPPPPNDNGPPPPFTSWQPPGVPPVPPQLPFPKYLPPPGPPTGTGPEPGPAPGPAPGPEPQASGTAYSFYDPATGAFKDPAGGTGIFASGIAGASSAENWVDLMLAPKPS from the coding sequence ATGATCGACCGGCTCACCAAAATTCAGCTGACCATCTTCGCGGTGATCACCGTCATCACCTTGGCCGTCATGGCCATCTTCTACCTGCGTTTGCCCGCCACCTTCGGTGTCGGCACGTACGGGGTGAGCGCGGACTTCGTCGCGGGCGGTGGTCTGTACAAGAACGCCAACGTCACCTTCCGCGGTGTGGCCGTCGGACGGGTGGAGTCGGTGGGGTTGAACCACAACGGCGTCACCGCGCAGATGCGCCTGAACAGCGGCACCGCGATTCCGTCCAACGTCACCGCGACCGTCAAAAGTGTGTCGGCGATCGGTGAGCAGTACATCGACCTGGTACCGCCGGCCACTGCGGCCCCGGGAAAGTTGCGTAACGGGTCCAAGATCGACGTCAGGAACACCCGCATCGGCCAAGACGTCGCGGACTTGCTGCATCAGGCCGAGAAGCTGGTGAACAGCCTGGGCGACACCCGGCTGCGGGAGTTACTGCACGAGACGTTCGCGGCCACCAACGGGACCGGGCCGGAACTGGCCCGGCTCATCCAATCGGCCCGGTTGCTCATCGACGAGGCCAACACCAACTACCCGCAGGTGTCGCAGCTGATCGATCAGGCCGGCCCCTTCCTGCAAGCGCAGATCCGCGCCGGTGCCGACATCAGGACGCTGTCCGACGGGCTGGCGCGGTTCACCTCCGAGGTGCGACAGGCCGACCCCCAGCTGCGGGACACCCTGGCCACCGTGCCCGACGCGGTCGACGAGGCCAACACCGCGTTCTCCGGCATCCGCCCGTCGTTCCCGACGCTGGCGGCCAGCCTGGCCAACCTGGGCCGGGTCGGTGTCATCTACCACAAGAGCATCGAGCAATTGCTGGTGGTGTTTCCGGCGCTGTTCGCCGCGATCACCACCGCCGCCGGCGGTGAACCGCAGGACGAAGGCGCCAAGCTCGACTTCAAGCTCGACTTGAACGACCCGCCGCCATGCAACACCGGCTTCATCCCGCCGCCGCTGATCCGCTCGCCCGCCGACGAGACGGTGCGCGAGATTCCCAAAGACATGTACTGCAAGACCGCGCAGAACGACCCCAGCACGGTGCGCGGCGCGCGTAACTACCCGTGCCAGGAGTTCCCGGGCAAGCGGGCGCCCACCGTCCAGCTTTGCCGGGACCCCAAGGGCTACATTCCGACCGGCACCAACCCGTGGCGCGGTCCGCCGGTCCCGTACGGCACGCCGATGACGAATGGGCTCAACGTGTTGCCGCCCAACAAGTTCCCGTTCATACCGCCGGGTGCTGACCCGGACCCGGGCATCCCTATCGTCGGGCCGCCCCCGCCCGGGGTGACCCCCGGTCCGGGACCGGCGCCGCACCAACCGGCGTTTGTCCCGCCCCCGCCCAACGACAACGGGCCACCGCCGCCGTTCACGTCGTGGCAGCCGCCTGGGGTGCCGCCGGTGCCGCCGCAGCTTCCGTTCCCCAAGTACCTGCCGCCGCCCGGGCCGCCGACGGGTACCGGGCCGGAACCCGGACCGGCCCCAGGGCCCGCGCCCGGACCCGAACCGCAGGCCAGTGGCACCGCGTACAGCTTCTACGACCCGGCCACCGGTGCATTCAAGGACCCGGCGGGCGGCACTGGTATCTTCGCGTCCGGCATTGCCGGCGCATCCAGCGCCGAGAATTGGGTGGATCTGATGCTTGCTCCGAAGCCGTCTTAG
- a CDS encoding mammalian cell entry protein, with product MRWPQWLTAFLGTLAVLVIVGLSAAGGWFYWDRVETRGEEAARAELPKLAKDRIPQVFAYDYQTVERSLAAVYPFLTPDYRQEFQKSANAQIIPEAKKREVVVQANVVGVGVMAAQRNSASVMVYMNRTVTDKARQPLYDGSRLRVDFKRIDGKWLIAYITPI from the coding sequence ATGCGGTGGCCGCAGTGGCTGACCGCGTTTCTGGGCACCCTGGCTGTGCTCGTCATCGTGGGGTTATCGGCGGCCGGTGGGTGGTTCTACTGGGATCGGGTGGAGACCCGCGGCGAAGAGGCGGCGCGCGCGGAGTTGCCCAAGCTGGCCAAGGACCGGATCCCGCAAGTCTTCGCCTACGACTACCAGACCGTTGAACGCAGCCTGGCCGCCGTCTATCCGTTTCTGACGCCCGACTATCGGCAAGAGTTCCAGAAGAGCGCCAATGCGCAGATCATCCCGGAGGCCAAGAAGCGCGAGGTGGTGGTCCAGGCCAACGTCGTCGGCGTGGGAGTGATGGCCGCGCAACGCAATTCGGCGTCGGTGATGGTCTACATGAACCGCACCGTGACCGACAAGGCGCGACAACCGCTCTACGACGGCAGCCGGCTACGCGTCGACTTCAAACGCATCGACGGCAAGTGGCTGATCGCCTACATCACGCCCATCTAG
- a CDS encoding virulence factor Mce family protein: MKRICLRAGVLAGSSLLLAGCNFTGLNSLAMPGTEGHGSGAYSITVEVPDVATLPQNSPVMVDDVTVGSVSGISAEQRSDGSFYAAVKLALAKNVVLPANATAKVSQTSLLGSMHIELAEPKDQPPKGRLADGSRIAESRTGRSPTTEEVFSALGVVVNKGNVGALEEITNETYQAVAGRQGQFVDLMPRLAELTAGLNKQVNDIISAMEGLNRFSAILARDKDNLGRALDTLPEAMRVLNKNRDNIVEAFAALKKMAMVTSNVLAKTKVDFAADLKDAYSIVKALSDSRKNFVTSMQILLTFPFPNFGIKQSVRGDYLNVFTTFDLTLRRLGETFFTTAYFDPNMAHMAEILNPPDFLVGEMANLSGQAADPFKIPPGTAAGQ, from the coding sequence ATGAAACGAATCTGTCTGCGCGCCGGCGTGTTAGCGGGTAGCAGCCTGCTCCTGGCGGGTTGCAACTTCACCGGGTTGAACTCCCTTGCGATGCCCGGCACCGAAGGTCACGGCAGCGGAGCCTACTCGATCACCGTCGAAGTGCCCGACGTGGCGACGCTGCCGCAGAACTCACCGGTGATGGTCGACGACGTGACGGTCGGCAGTGTCTCCGGCATCTCGGCCGAACAGCGCTCCGACGGATCGTTCTATGCCGCGGTGAAACTGGCGCTGGCCAAGAACGTGGTACTGCCGGCGAACGCGACAGCAAAGGTGTCCCAGACGTCGCTGCTGGGTTCGATGCATATCGAGTTGGCCGAACCCAAAGATCAACCGCCCAAAGGACGGCTGGCTGACGGTTCGCGGATCGCCGAGTCCCGCACCGGGCGTTCACCCACCACCGAAGAGGTGTTCTCCGCGCTCGGGGTGGTGGTCAACAAGGGCAATGTCGGTGCGCTGGAAGAGATCACCAACGAGACCTACCAAGCGGTCGCAGGCCGACAAGGCCAGTTCGTCGACCTGATGCCCCGGCTCGCGGAGCTGACCGCGGGGCTGAACAAACAGGTCAACGACATCATCTCCGCGATGGAGGGGCTGAACCGGTTCTCGGCGATCCTGGCGCGCGACAAGGACAACCTGGGCCGGGCGCTGGACACCCTGCCCGAAGCGATGCGGGTGCTGAACAAGAACCGCGACAACATCGTCGAAGCCTTTGCCGCACTGAAGAAGATGGCCATGGTGACCTCGAACGTGCTGGCCAAGACCAAGGTGGACTTCGCCGCCGACCTCAAAGACGCCTACTCGATCGTCAAGGCGCTCAGCGACAGTCGCAAGAACTTCGTCACCTCGATGCAGATCCTGTTGACGTTCCCGTTCCCCAACTTCGGCATCAAGCAGTCGGTGCGCGGTGACTACCTCAACGTGTTCACCACGTTTGACCTCACCTTGCGGCGCCTCGGTGAAACCTTCTTCACCACAGCCTATTTCGACCCGAACATGGCGCACATGGCCGAGATCCTCAACCCGCCGGACTTCTTGGTGGGCGAGATGGCCAACCTGTCCGGGCAAGCGGCCGACCCGTTCAAAATCCCGCCCGGCACGGCGGCAGGACAGTAG
- a CDS encoding SDR family oxidoreductase gives MQLTFQDRTYLITGGGSGIGKGVAAGLVAAGASVMIVGRNPDRLASAVKDLEPLAANGGAVRYEPTDVTNEDEVTRAVDAATAWHGRLHGTVHCAGGSLTVGPITHTDSEAWRRTVDLNVNGTMYVLKHAARELVRGGGGSFVGISSIAASNTHRWFGPYGVTKSAIDHMMQLAADELGPSWVRVNSIRPGLIRTDLVEASVIQSPEISGDYALCTPLPRVGEVEDVANLALFLLSDAANWITGQCINVDGGLILRRGPDYSSMMEQMFGADALRGVV, from the coding sequence GTGCAGCTTACTTTTCAGGACCGCACCTACCTGATCACCGGCGGTGGCAGCGGTATCGGCAAGGGGGTGGCAGCCGGTCTGGTCGCGGCCGGAGCCTCCGTCATGATCGTCGGCCGCAATCCCGACCGGTTGGCCTCCGCGGTCAAAGACCTCGAGCCGTTGGCCGCCAACGGCGGCGCGGTCCGTTACGAGCCGACCGACGTCACCAACGAGGACGAGGTGACCCGCGCGGTCGACGCCGCGACGGCATGGCATGGCCGGCTGCATGGGACGGTGCACTGCGCCGGTGGGTCGCTGACCGTCGGCCCGATCACCCATACCGACTCCGAAGCGTGGCGGCGCACCGTCGACCTCAATGTCAACGGCACCATGTACGTGCTCAAGCACGCCGCACGGGAACTGGTGCGTGGCGGTGGCGGCTCGTTCGTCGGGATCTCGTCCATTGCGGCCAGCAACACCCACCGCTGGTTCGGCCCTTACGGTGTCACCAAGTCGGCCATCGACCACATGATGCAGTTGGCCGCCGACGAACTCGGGCCATCATGGGTGCGGGTCAACAGCATTCGTCCCGGCCTGATTCGCACCGATCTGGTCGAAGCGAGCGTGATCCAGTCGCCGGAGATCAGCGGCGACTACGCCCTGTGCACCCCGCTGCCCCGGGTGGGCGAGGTGGAGGACGTCGCCAACCTTGCCCTGTTCTTGCTCAGCGACGCCGCCAACTGGATCACCGGCCAATGCATCAACGTCGACGGCGGCCTCATCTTGCGGCGCGGCCCCGACTACTCCTCGATGATGGAGCAGATGTTCGGTGCCGACGCGTTACGCGGAGTGGTGTGA
- a CDS encoding enoyl-CoA hydratase, whose product MTLSDAADAQTGNADRPEMVSYETLDEGRIARIWLNRPDAHNAQNRTLLVQLDEAFLRAEADDTVRVVILAARGKNFSAGHDLGSEEAMLERKPGPTQHPTFRSHGATLEPIIEKLYHQEWHFFFENTCRWRDLRKITIAQVQGNAISAGLMLIWACDLIVAADNAKFSDVVAVRLGMPGVEYYAHPWEFGPRKAKELLLTGDSLDADEAYRLGMVSKVFPVDELADKTLEFARRIAERPTMASLLVKASVNAASDAMGFTEALRHAFHVHELGHAHWAAHNENRFPVGLPPDVEDWRTAKPTKVARRDTP is encoded by the coding sequence ATGACACTCTCCGATGCGGCCGATGCTCAAACCGGCAACGCTGACCGCCCCGAAATGGTGTCCTACGAAACGCTGGACGAGGGACGCATCGCCCGAATCTGGTTGAACCGGCCCGACGCCCACAACGCCCAGAACCGCACGCTGCTTGTCCAGCTGGACGAGGCGTTCCTGCGCGCCGAGGCCGATGACACCGTGCGGGTGGTGATCCTGGCGGCGCGGGGCAAGAACTTCTCCGCCGGCCACGATCTGGGATCCGAGGAGGCGATGCTGGAGCGCAAACCCGGCCCCACCCAGCATCCGACCTTCCGCTCGCACGGCGCCACTCTGGAGCCGATCATCGAGAAGCTGTATCACCAGGAATGGCACTTCTTCTTCGAAAACACCTGCCGCTGGCGGGATCTACGCAAGATCACGATCGCTCAGGTGCAGGGCAACGCGATCTCGGCCGGTCTGATGCTGATCTGGGCGTGTGACTTGATCGTGGCCGCCGACAACGCCAAGTTCAGCGACGTCGTGGCGGTCCGGCTGGGCATGCCCGGGGTCGAATACTATGCCCACCCTTGGGAATTCGGGCCGCGTAAGGCCAAAGAGCTGCTGCTGACCGGTGATTCGCTGGACGCAGACGAGGCTTACCGATTGGGCATGGTGTCCAAGGTGTTTCCGGTCGACGAGCTGGCGGACAAGACGCTGGAGTTCGCGCGGCGCATCGCCGAGCGGCCCACCATGGCTTCCCTACTGGTGAAGGCGTCGGTCAATGCCGCCTCCGATGCCATGGGGTTCACCGAGGCGCTGCGGCACGCCTTCCACGTCCACGAGCTCGGTCACGCCCACTGGGCGGCGCACAACGAGAACAGGTTCCCCGTCGGTTTGCCGCCTGACGTCGAGGATTGGCGCACCGCCAAGCCGACGAAGGTGGCGCGGCGCGACACGCCCTAG
- a CDS encoding virulence factor Mce family protein has product MPNSKQERDPLRTGIFGVVIVVCVMLVAFGYSKLPFFPQGKTYFAYFSDAGGIKPGNSVLVSGYKVGKVNEVSLAGDTAKVTFDIDRKVVIGDQSLAAIRTDTILGERSISVSPAGAGQATTIPLSRTTTPYTLNGALEDLGRNATNLNKPQFEQALRVLTDTLHDATPQLRGALDGVTSLSRALDTRDEALQSLLAHAKSVTATLAERAGQVTKLIDDGNELFAALDERRAALSALISGIEGVSTQISGFVADNRKEFGPSLGKLNQVISNLNERRDYITEALKRLPSYATTLGEVVGSGPGFNVNVYGAIPAPLVATMFDFFYQPNKLPASLADYLRGLIQERWIIRPKSP; this is encoded by the coding sequence TTGCCAAACAGTAAGCAGGAACGTGATCCGCTGCGCACCGGCATCTTCGGCGTGGTGATAGTGGTGTGCGTCATGCTGGTCGCGTTCGGCTACAGCAAATTGCCCTTCTTCCCCCAAGGCAAGACCTACTTCGCCTACTTCTCCGACGCCGGCGGCATCAAACCCGGCAACTCGGTCCTGGTGTCCGGCTACAAAGTCGGCAAGGTCAACGAGGTCAGCCTGGCCGGGGACACCGCCAAGGTCACCTTCGACATCGACCGCAAAGTGGTCATCGGCGACCAATCGCTGGCCGCCATCCGCACCGACACCATCCTGGGCGAGCGCTCCATCTCCGTGAGCCCCGCCGGCGCCGGTCAGGCGACCACCATTCCGCTGAGCCGCACCACCACGCCGTACACCCTCAACGGCGCGCTGGAGGATCTCGGTCGCAACGCCACCAACCTCAACAAGCCGCAATTCGAGCAGGCCCTACGGGTCTTGACCGACACGCTGCACGACGCCACCCCGCAGCTGCGCGGCGCCCTGGACGGCGTGACGTCGCTGTCGCGCGCCCTGGACACCCGTGACGAGGCGTTACAGAGTCTGCTGGCACACGCCAAAAGCGTGACGGCGACACTGGCCGAACGCGCCGGTCAGGTCACCAAGCTGATCGACGACGGCAACGAGCTGTTCGCCGCCCTGGATGAACGGCGCGCGGCGTTGAGCGCGCTGATCTCGGGCATCGAAGGGGTCTCGACCCAGATCTCGGGATTCGTCGCCGACAACCGCAAGGAGTTCGGCCCGTCGCTGGGCAAGCTCAACCAGGTCATCAGCAACCTCAACGAGCGTCGTGACTACATCACCGAAGCGCTCAAGCGCCTGCCGTCGTACGCGACCACCCTGGGTGAAGTGGTCGGTTCCGGACCCGGCTTCAACGTCAACGTCTACGGTGCGATCCCGGCGCCGCTGGTGGCGACGATGTTCGACTTCTTCTACCAACCCAACAAGTTGCCCGCCAGCCTCGCCGACTACCTGCGCGGATTGATCCAGGAGCGGTGGATCATCAGGCCGAAGTCACCATGA
- a CDS encoding virulence factor Mce family protein yields MTTKQRFGSKGLRTVTIITLVAVLVGGAYVLFSAGDSGRKITAYFTSAVGIYPGDEVRVLGVPVGEIDTIEPRPNDVKITMNVSKGVKIPRDAQAVMMSPNLVAARFIQLTPAYTGGAVLPDDASIDLSRTAVPVEWDEVKEALTQLSVQLSPAAGEMQGPLGAAINQAADTLNGNGDSFHNALRELSQVAGRLGDSRNDIFSTVKNLQILVDALAASNEQIVQFAGHVASVSQVLADSSRNLDHTLGTLNQALSDVRGFLHENNSTLIDTVTQLSDFTKTLSDQSENIEQVLHVAGPGIANFYNIYDPAQGTLNGLLSLPNFMNPVQFICGGSFDTAGGPSAPDYFRRAELCRERLGPVLRRLTVNYPPIMFHPLNTITAYKGQIIYDTPATQAKAATPVPELTWIPAKPQHQQPGQSNATDLQNLLVPQAPGPPPGYGPLPGPAPGPAPNAPAPAANAPAPGPAPGPAPLLPLPAEQGAGG; encoded by the coding sequence ATGACGACCAAGCAACGGTTCGGCAGCAAGGGGCTGCGCACGGTCACCATCATCACGCTGGTCGCGGTGCTGGTGGGTGGTGCCTACGTCCTGTTCTCCGCCGGTGACAGCGGCCGCAAGATCACCGCCTACTTCACCTCCGCCGTCGGCATCTACCCCGGCGACGAGGTACGTGTTCTCGGAGTGCCGGTCGGCGAGATCGACACCATCGAACCGCGGCCCAATGACGTCAAGATCACCATGAATGTGTCCAAGGGCGTCAAGATTCCCCGCGACGCTCAAGCCGTCATGATGTCGCCGAACCTGGTGGCGGCGCGGTTCATTCAGCTCACCCCGGCCTACACCGGCGGGGCGGTGTTGCCCGACGATGCGAGCATTGACCTGTCGCGTACCGCGGTCCCGGTGGAATGGGACGAAGTCAAAGAGGCGCTGACCCAGCTCTCGGTGCAGCTCAGCCCGGCGGCGGGGGAGATGCAAGGACCGTTGGGGGCCGCGATCAACCAGGCCGCCGACACCTTGAACGGCAATGGCGACTCGTTCCACAACGCGCTGCGCGAGCTCTCCCAGGTCGCGGGCCGGCTGGGAGATTCCCGCAACGACATCTTCAGCACGGTGAAGAACCTGCAGATCCTGGTCGACGCGCTGGCCGCCAGCAACGAGCAGATCGTGCAGTTCGCCGGCCACGTCGCCTCGGTGTCGCAGGTGCTAGCGGACAGTTCGCGCAATCTCGACCACACCCTGGGCACCCTGAACCAGGCCCTGTCCGATGTCAGAGGGTTCTTGCACGAGAACAACTCGACGCTGATCGACACGGTCACCCAGCTCAGCGACTTCACCAAGACGTTGAGCGACCAAAGCGAGAACATCGAACAGGTGCTGCACGTCGCCGGTCCGGGCATCGCGAACTTCTACAACATCTACGACCCGGCGCAGGGCACCCTGAACGGGCTGCTGTCCTTGCCCAACTTCATGAATCCGGTCCAGTTCATCTGCGGCGGCTCCTTCGACACCGCGGGCGGGCCGTCGGCGCCGGACTACTTCCGGCGCGCCGAGCTGTGTCGCGAGCGGCTGGGGCCGGTGCTGCGGCGGCTGACCGTGAACTACCCGCCGATCATGTTCCACCCGCTGAACACGATCACGGCCTACAAGGGCCAGATCATCTACGACACGCCGGCGACGCAGGCCAAGGCGGCTACACCGGTTCCGGAGCTGACCTGGATACCCGCGAAACCCCAGCACCAGCAACCCGGACAGAGCAACGCGACGGATCTGCAGAACCTGCTTGTCCCGCAGGCTCCCGGTCCTCCGCCCGGGTACGGCCCGCTGCCCGGCCCCGCACCCGGTCCCGCGCCGAACGCGCCCGCCCCGGCGGCGAATGCGCCGGCACCGGGTCCCGCGCCGGGTCCAGCGCCGCTATTGCCGCTGCCCGCCGAGCAGGGAGCCGGCGGATGA
- a CDS encoding alpha,alpha-trehalose-phosphate synthase (UDP-forming): MARKGSPDSSPSEAGGFGDSDFVVVANRLPVDQERLPDGTTAWKRSPGGLVTALEPLLRKRRGAWIGWPGVVDADEEPIIQDDLRLHPVRLSADDVAEYYEGFSNATLWPLYHDVIVKPIYHREWWDRYVDVNRRFAEATSRAAAEGGTVWVQDYQLQLVPQMLRTLRPDLTIGFFLHIPFPPVELFMQLPWRTEIIEGLLGADLVGFHLAGGAQNFLILSRRLIGAETSRGSVGVRSRFGEVQLPSRSVRVGAFPISIDSQALDQAARERNIRRRAKEIRAELGNPRKVLLGVDRLDYTKGIDVRLKAFSELLAEGRAKRDDTVLIQLATPSRERVESYKILRHDIEREVGHINGEYGEVGHPVVHYLHRPVPREELIAFFVASDVMLVTPLRDGMNLVAKEYVACRSDLGGALVLSEFTGAAAELRQAYLVNPHDLNGVKDAIEAALNQSDEEGRRRMRALRRQVLAHDVDRWARSFLDALAESKPQAQV; this comes from the coding sequence ATGGCTCGCAAGGGAAGCCCGGACTCCTCACCTTCGGAAGCCGGCGGCTTCGGCGACTCCGACTTCGTGGTGGTCGCCAACCGGCTGCCCGTTGATCAAGAGCGACTTCCCGACGGCACCACCGCCTGGAAGCGCAGCCCCGGCGGTCTGGTCACCGCCTTGGAGCCGTTGCTGCGCAAACGGCGCGGAGCCTGGATCGGCTGGCCGGGGGTGGTGGACGCCGACGAAGAGCCGATCATCCAGGACGACCTGCGCCTGCATCCGGTGCGCCTGTCCGCCGACGATGTCGCCGAGTATTACGAGGGCTTCTCGAACGCCACCCTGTGGCCGCTGTATCACGACGTCATCGTCAAACCGATCTACCACCGCGAATGGTGGGACCGCTACGTCGACGTCAACCGCCGCTTTGCCGAAGCCACGTCACGCGCGGCCGCCGAAGGCGGGACCGTATGGGTGCAGGACTACCAGTTGCAACTGGTCCCGCAGATGCTGCGCACCCTGCGGCCCGACCTGACCATCGGTTTCTTCCTGCACATCCCCTTCCCACCGGTCGAGCTGTTCATGCAGCTGCCCTGGCGCACCGAGATCATCGAGGGCCTGCTCGGCGCCGACCTCGTGGGTTTCCACCTCGCCGGCGGCGCCCAGAACTTCCTGATCCTGTCCCGACGCCTCATCGGCGCGGAAACCTCGCGCGGATCAGTCGGCGTGCGGTCCCGATTCGGCGAGGTGCAGCTGCCGTCTCGCAGCGTCCGGGTGGGCGCCTTTCCCATCTCCATCGATTCCCAAGCGCTCGACCAGGCGGCCCGCGAACGCAACATCAGGCGCCGGGCCAAGGAGATTCGCGCGGAGCTGGGCAATCCCCGCAAGGTTCTGCTGGGGGTAGACCGGCTGGACTACACCAAAGGCATCGACGTCCGGTTGAAGGCCTTCTCCGAGTTGCTCGCCGAAGGACGCGCCAAGCGGGACGACACCGTCCTGATCCAGCTCGCCACACCGAGCCGCGAGCGGGTGGAAAGTTACAAGATTCTGCGCCACGACATCGAACGCGAAGTCGGGCACATCAACGGTGAATACGGCGAGGTCGGCCATCCCGTCGTGCACTACCTGCACCGCCCCGTGCCGCGCGAGGAGCTCATCGCGTTCTTCGTTGCCAGCGACGTCATGCTGGTCACCCCACTCCGCGATGGGATGAACCTGGTGGCCAAGGAGTACGTCGCCTGCCGCAGCGATCTGGGCGGGGCCCTGGTGCTCAGCGAATTCACCGGCGCCGCAGCCGAACTGCGCCAGGCATACCTGGTCAACCCGCACGACCTGAACGGCGTCAAGGACGCGATCGAGGCGGCGCTCAACCAGTCCGACGAAGAGGGGCGGCGCCGGATGCGCGCGCTGCGACGCCAGGTGCTCGCCCACGACGTGGACCGCTGGGCCCGGTCGTTCCTGGACGCGCTCGCTGAATCCAAGCCGCAAGCGCAGGTCTAG
- a CDS encoding mammalian cell entry protein, whose product MGDVVATQQAAPQRVRRRASRAAGPAKTETTDTVAEATVAIEAPAEPTRKAKPAKPSKGLRPPPRRPAHRRLVAGTAAAAAVLAIAGLTVGLLALMGQHRTAHAQQAREQRFVDTATQTVINMFSYTPETIDESVNRFVNGTSGPLRGMLSANNNVDNLKGLFRSTNATSEAVINGAALEGIDTVTDNASVLVSVRVTVADIDGVNKPSMPYRLRVIVHEDDATGQMSGYDLKYPDGGN is encoded by the coding sequence GTGGGTGATGTAGTGGCGACACAGCAAGCGGCGCCGCAACGGGTGCGTCGGCGGGCGTCACGCGCGGCGGGCCCCGCGAAGACCGAAACGACCGACACCGTCGCGGAAGCCACCGTCGCGATCGAGGCGCCGGCCGAGCCGACGCGCAAAGCCAAGCCGGCCAAACCGTCCAAGGGGCTGCGGCCGCCGCCGCGCCGCCCCGCGCACCGCCGCCTGGTCGCAGGGACCGCGGCGGCGGCCGCGGTGCTGGCGATCGCCGGGCTGACGGTCGGCCTGCTCGCCCTGATGGGACAACACCGCACCGCACACGCCCAGCAAGCCCGGGAGCAACGCTTCGTCGACACCGCGACGCAGACGGTCATCAACATGTTCAGCTACACGCCCGAGACCATCGACGAGTCGGTCAACCGGTTCGTCAACGGGACCAGCGGCCCGTTGCGCGGCATGCTCAGCGCCAACAACAACGTCGACAACCTCAAAGGGCTGTTCCGTTCGACCAACGCGACATCCGAGGCGGTCATCAACGGTGCCGCGCTGGAAGGTATCGACACCGTCACCGACAACGCGTCGGTGCTGGTTTCGGTGCGCGTGACGGTCGCTGATATCGACGGCGTCAACAAGCCGTCCATGCCGTACCGGTTGCGGGTCATCGTGCACGAGGACGACGCCACCGGACAGATGAGTGGCTACGACCTGAAATACCCTGACGGAGGCAACTAA